One segment of Neobacillus endophyticus DNA contains the following:
- the icd gene encoding NADP-dependent isocitrate dehydrogenase translates to MQGEKITVTNGVLNVPNNPIIPFIEGDGTGPDIWAASYRVLDAAVEKAYKGERKIVWKEVFAGEKAFNQTGEWLPQETLDVINEYLIAIKGPLTTPVGGGIRSLNVALRQELDLFVCLRPVRWFEGVPSPVKRPQDTDMVIFRENTEDIYAGIEYAQGSDEVKKVIEFLQNEMGVKKIRFPETSGIGIKPISAEGTKRLVRSAINYAIKEGRKSLTIVHKGNIMKFTEGAFKNWAYELAEQEFGDKVFTWAQYDRIKAEQGADAANKAQDEAEAAGKIIVKDAIADIFLQQILTRPREFDVVATMNLNGDYISDALAAQVGGIGIAPGANINYETGHAIFEATHGTAPKYAGLDKVNPSSVILSGVLMLEHLGWNEAAKLITKSMEKTIASKVVTYDFARLMDGATEVKTSEFGDELIKNME, encoded by the coding sequence ATGCAAGGAGAAAAAATTACAGTTACTAATGGGGTTTTAAATGTTCCAAACAATCCGATTATTCCTTTTATCGAAGGAGACGGCACAGGTCCAGACATTTGGGCAGCATCTTACAGAGTGCTAGATGCAGCTGTTGAGAAAGCTTATAAAGGTGAGCGCAAAATTGTTTGGAAGGAAGTTTTTGCAGGGGAAAAAGCTTTTAACCAAACAGGTGAGTGGCTTCCACAGGAAACGCTAGATGTGATCAATGAATATTTGATTGCCATCAAAGGTCCATTAACCACTCCAGTTGGCGGCGGCATCCGTTCATTAAATGTTGCCTTAAGACAAGAATTAGATTTATTTGTTTGCCTGCGTCCTGTTAGATGGTTTGAAGGAGTACCATCTCCAGTTAAACGCCCTCAGGATACTGATATGGTAATTTTCCGTGAAAATACGGAAGATATTTATGCGGGTATTGAATATGCACAAGGTTCTGACGAAGTAAAGAAAGTGATCGAATTCTTACAAAATGAAATGGGCGTTAAGAAGATTAGATTCCCTGAGACTTCAGGTATTGGTATTAAACCTATTTCTGCAGAAGGTACAAAACGTCTTGTTCGTTCTGCGATTAATTATGCCATCAAAGAAGGCCGTAAATCCCTTACGATCGTGCATAAAGGAAATATCATGAAATTTACTGAGGGAGCTTTCAAAAACTGGGCTTACGAGCTAGCTGAGCAAGAATTTGGCGATAAAGTATTTACTTGGGCTCAATATGACCGTATTAAAGCTGAACAAGGTGCTGATGCTGCGAATAAAGCGCAAGATGAAGCTGAAGCAGCAGGCAAAATTATCGTTAAAGACGCAATTGCGGATATTTTCCTTCAACAAATCCTTACTCGTCCTCGCGAGTTTGATGTAGTGGCAACAATGAACCTGAACGGAGACTACATTTCTGATGCTCTTGCAGCTCAAGTTGGCGGTATCGGTATTGCACCAGGTGCAAACATTAACTATGAAACTGGCCATGCCATCTTCGAAGCAACTCATGGTACTGCTCCGAAGTATGCAGGTTTGGATAAAGTAAATCCTTCTTCCGTAATTTTATCAGGTGTCCTAATGCTTGAGCACCTTGGCTGGAATGAAGCTGCTAAATTAATTACAAAATCAATGGAAAAAACGATTGCATCAAAAGTAGTAACATACGACTTTGCCCGCTTAATGGATGGGGCAACTGAAGTGAAAACTTCTGAGTTTGGTGACGAGTTAATTAAAAACATGGAGTAA
- a CDS encoding MaoC/PaaZ C-terminal domain-containing protein, whose product MLLGKKRKLGRKIEEISVGEKLSITEKIEDKDLLLYLGLTDDANPLYIQHDYASQTPFKKPIVPSIMLTGMITSAVSKYLPGPGSHILSHEIEFPKPVYHYGTVELLLEVIDVNRSQHTIVISILGTNENKETVINGKIKVCPPHRLEEFYGKVLENF is encoded by the coding sequence ATGCTTTTGGGCAAAAAGCGTAAACTTGGCAGAAAAATCGAGGAAATTTCAGTAGGGGAAAAGTTATCAATAACGGAAAAAATCGAGGACAAAGATCTTCTTCTTTATTTAGGGCTCACTGATGATGCGAATCCGCTCTATATTCAGCATGACTATGCCTCGCAAACTCCATTTAAAAAACCAATAGTCCCGAGCATTATGTTGACAGGTATGATTACTTCAGCAGTCTCGAAATATTTGCCAGGCCCGGGAAGTCACATTTTAAGTCATGAAATTGAATTTCCAAAACCGGTTTATCACTACGGTACAGTCGAGTTGCTTTTGGAGGTAATCGATGTAAACCGCAGCCAGCATACAATCGTTATCAGCATATTAGGAACAAATGAAAACAAAGAAACTGTCATAAATGGAAAAATCAAAGTCTGTCCACCTCATCGATTAGAAGAATTTTATGGGAAAGTATTGGAGAATTTTTAA
- the mdh gene encoding malate dehydrogenase — MSLKRKKISVIGGGFTGATTAFLLAQKELGDVVLVDIPQMENPTKGKALDMLEASPVQGFDANILGTSNYEDTQDSDIVVITAGIARKPGMSRDDLVQTNQKVMKSVTQQIAKYSPNSIIVVLTNPVDAMTYTVFKESGFPKNRVIGQSGVLDTARFRTFVAQELNLSVKDITGFVLGGHGDDMVPLVRYSYAGGIPLETLIPKERLEAIVERTRKGGGEIVNLLGNGSAYYAPAASLVEMCEAILKDQRRVIPSIAYLEGEFGYDGIYLGVPTILGANGIEKIIELQLTPEEKAALDKSADSVRNVMQVLV, encoded by the coding sequence ATGTCACTAAAACGTAAAAAGATCTCTGTAATTGGCGGGGGATTTACTGGAGCAACAACGGCATTTTTACTTGCCCAAAAAGAACTTGGAGATGTTGTGTTAGTGGATATTCCGCAGATGGAAAATCCGACTAAAGGAAAAGCTTTAGACATGCTGGAAGCAAGCCCTGTTCAAGGCTTTGACGCTAACATTCTTGGCACCTCCAATTACGAAGATACTCAAGATTCTGACATTGTCGTGATCACAGCTGGTATTGCCCGTAAACCAGGCATGAGCCGTGACGACTTAGTACAAACCAATCAAAAAGTAATGAAAAGTGTAACCCAGCAGATTGCGAAGTATTCTCCAAACTCCATCATTGTTGTATTAACAAACCCAGTAGATGCAATGACTTACACGGTATTTAAAGAGTCTGGCTTCCCTAAAAATCGTGTCATCGGTCAATCAGGGGTTCTTGACACAGCCCGTTTCCGTACATTTGTAGCACAAGAATTAAACCTTTCGGTTAAGGATATTACCGGCTTTGTTTTAGGCGGTCATGGAGATGACATGGTTCCACTTGTGCGCTATTCATATGCAGGCGGTATCCCGTTAGAAACACTGATTCCAAAAGAACGTTTGGAAGCGATTGTTGAGCGGACAAGAAAAGGCGGCGGTGAAATCGTTAACCTTCTTGGCAATGGAAGCGCATACTATGCTCCTGCAGCATCTTTAGTTGAAATGTGTGAAGCAATCTTAAAAGACCAGCGCCGCGTCATTCCTTCTATTGCCTATTTGGAAGGCGAATTTGGTTATGACGGTATTTACCTTGGTGTTCCAACCATTCTTGGAGCTAACGGAATTGAAAAGATAATCGAGCTTCAACTTACACCAGAAGAAAAGGCTGCTTTGGATAAATCAGCAGATTCTGTTCGGAATGTAATGCAAGTTTTAGTATAA
- a CDS encoding response regulator transcription factor has translation MKNKILVVDDEQSIVTLLQYNLKQAGFDVITAMDGEEGKRLAETEAPDIIVLDLMLPKMDGMEVCKQLRQDRIMTPILMLTAKDDEFDKILGLELGADDYMVKPFSPREVIARVKAILRRTQTQAVIENENENENDQIQIGKLLIYPEKYEAYFNEDLLELTLKEFELLLYLAQNKGRVLTRDQLLSAVWNYDFAGDTRIVDVHISHLREKIEVETKRPVYIKTVRGLGYKLEEPKTE, from the coding sequence ATGAAAAATAAAATACTTGTTGTTGATGATGAACAATCAATTGTCACTTTACTGCAATACAATTTGAAGCAGGCTGGTTTTGATGTGATTACTGCAATGGATGGAGAAGAGGGAAAACGATTGGCGGAAACAGAGGCGCCAGATATCATCGTCCTAGATCTTATGCTTCCTAAAATGGATGGAATGGAAGTATGCAAGCAACTTAGACAGGATAGAATCATGACACCTATTTTAATGTTAACTGCCAAAGACGATGAATTTGATAAAATACTAGGTCTTGAACTTGGGGCGGATGATTATATGGTCAAACCATTCAGCCCTAGAGAGGTCATTGCAAGGGTGAAAGCAATACTTAGAAGAACACAGACTCAGGCTGTTATAGAAAATGAAAATGAAAATGAGAATGACCAAATTCAAATTGGAAAACTTTTGATCTATCCTGAAAAATATGAGGCCTATTTCAATGAAGATCTTCTTGAATTAACGTTAAAGGAATTTGAATTACTTTTATATCTTGCTCAAAATAAAGGGCGTGTCCTTACCCGCGATCAATTGTTAAGTGCTGTCTGGAATTATGACTTTGCTGGCGATACTAGAATTGTGGATGTACATATTTCTCATTTAAGGGAAAAGATTGAAGTAGAAACCAAAAGGCCAGTCTATATCAAAACAGTACGTGGACTAGGCTACAAACTGGAGGAACCTAAGACAGAATGA
- a CDS encoding DUF441 domain-containing protein: protein MLNESILFLILLLVIGFLAKNSSLMIAILVLLLLKIGGMSDKAFGLLQSKGINWGVTIITIAVLAPIASGDIGFKDLTAAFKSYYAWIALISGMAVALLAKGGVKLLADDPQITTALVLGTILSVSIFKGVAVGPLIGAGIAYTVMKIVGLFG from the coding sequence ATGTTAAATGAATCAATACTATTTCTAATACTTTTATTAGTCATTGGATTTTTAGCAAAAAATAGCTCGCTGATGATTGCTATTTTAGTGTTACTTTTATTAAAGATAGGCGGAATGAGTGACAAGGCATTTGGATTGCTTCAGTCAAAGGGGATCAACTGGGGAGTGACCATCATAACGATTGCCGTTTTGGCGCCAATCGCGAGCGGTGACATTGGTTTTAAGGATTTAACAGCAGCCTTTAAATCATATTATGCCTGGATTGCATTAATTTCTGGAATGGCAGTTGCATTATTGGCAAAGGGAGGTGTGAAGCTATTAGCTGATGATCCCCAGATTACAACAGCATTGGTGCTTGGGACGATTCTTTCTGTCTCTATTTTTAAAGGAGTTGCAGTAGGCCCATTAATTGGCGCAGGAATTGCGTATACAGTCATGAAAATTGTTGGGCTTTTTGGCTAG
- the ytvI gene encoding sporulation integral membrane protein YtvI produces MNFVYIHRTVRFLIVICSIVLGLYIFYQLSKVTYPFLIGIIIAFMMNPLVNLFENKLRMPRVLAVFISLILIIAIFAGLVTLLVAEIVTGANYLANVVPDHLDTIINYIENFIADQILPLYNHLTSVFNKLDAGQQNTIMTNIQNVGKNVATTVGSFIQNLFLKIPNIISWIPGAATLLIFSLLATFFISKDWYKLSTIASKILPKKAKSSGKTVFIDLKKALFGFLKAQVTLISITAVIILIGLLILRVDYAITIALITGFVELLPYIGTGIVFIPWIGYEVIGGDTPLAIGLGVLFIIVIVQRQIIEPKILSSNIGLDPLATLFALFMGYKLIGFLGLIVGPVTLVIIGTLYRAKVFHDLWAFIIGKNEA; encoded by the coding sequence TTGAACTTTGTATATATTCACAGAACCGTACGATTTTTAATTGTTATTTGTTCGATCGTTCTGGGGCTTTATATTTTTTATCAATTATCAAAAGTGACGTACCCATTTTTGATCGGCATTATTATTGCCTTTATGATGAACCCGCTTGTTAATTTATTTGAAAATAAATTAAGAATGCCACGTGTGCTAGCCGTTTTTATTTCACTGATCCTTATTATCGCCATTTTTGCCGGGTTAGTGACCTTGCTAGTAGCAGAAATTGTTACAGGAGCGAATTATTTAGCAAATGTTGTACCGGATCATCTTGATACCATTATTAACTATATTGAGAATTTCATCGCCGACCAAATTTTGCCGCTTTACAACCATTTAACGAGTGTATTTAATAAGCTGGATGCCGGTCAGCAAAATACCATCATGACAAATATTCAAAATGTAGGGAAAAACGTCGCTACAACTGTCGGTTCCTTTATTCAAAACTTGTTCTTAAAAATCCCTAATATCATTTCATGGATTCCTGGGGCTGCCACCCTGCTGATTTTCTCTTTATTAGCTACTTTTTTTATCAGCAAAGATTGGTACAAGCTTTCAACTATAGCTAGTAAAATACTACCTAAAAAGGCAAAGTCCAGTGGTAAAACCGTATTTATCGATTTAAAAAAGGCACTGTTCGGCTTTCTTAAAGCACAAGTAACACTTATCTCGATTACTGCTGTGATTATTTTAATCGGGCTGCTCATTTTGCGAGTAGATTATGCCATTACTATCGCTTTAATTACCGGTTTTGTAGAACTTCTTCCTTATATCGGCACTGGTATTGTCTTTATTCCCTGGATTGGCTATGAAGTAATTGGCGGTGATACACCTCTTGCCATTGGACTTGGCGTTCTATTTATCATCGTAATCGTGCAGAGACAGATTATCGAACCAAAAATCTTATCATCCAATATCGGACTAGACCCGCTCGCAACTTTATTCGCATTATTTATGGGCTATAAACTAATAGGATTTTTAGGACTGATTGTGGGTCCCGTAACTTTGGTTATTATCGGAACACTTTATCGCGCCAAAGTTT
- the citZ gene encoding citrate synthase, whose protein sequence is MTVTRGLEGVVATTSSISSIIDDTLTYVGYNIDDLAVNASFEEVIYLLWHLKLPNAEQLAELKKELSENAALPQEVIEHFRMYPIQKVHPMAALRSAVSLLGLYDEEADVMEPAANFRKAIRLQAKMPTIVATFARVRKGLNPIAPRKDLSFAANFLYMLTGKEPEKIAEEAINKALVLHADHELNASTFTARVCVATLSDVYSGITAAIGALKGPLHGGANEAVMKMLSEIGTLENVDPYIREKLSKKEKIMGFGHRVYRQGDPRAKHLKEMSKKLTELTGEPYWYEMSVKIESIVTGEKKLPPNVDFYSASVYHSLGIDHDLMTPIFAVSRVSGWLAHILEQYENNRLIRPRAEYTGPGMQKYVPIAQRG, encoded by the coding sequence ATGACAGTAACTCGCGGTCTTGAAGGGGTAGTGGCAACAACTTCCTCAATTAGCTCAATTATTGATGACACGCTGACGTATGTTGGATATAACATTGATGATTTGGCTGTAAATGCCAGCTTTGAAGAAGTGATTTATTTACTGTGGCATCTTAAATTGCCTAATGCGGAACAATTGGCTGAATTGAAAAAAGAGCTGTCTGAAAATGCTGCTCTGCCACAAGAAGTTATTGAGCATTTCCGTATGTATCCTATTCAAAAAGTACATCCAATGGCAGCGCTTCGATCTGCAGTGTCCTTATTAGGATTATATGACGAAGAAGCAGATGTAATGGAACCAGCAGCGAATTTCCGCAAAGCCATTCGCCTCCAAGCAAAAATGCCTACAATCGTCGCTACATTTGCCCGTGTAAGAAAAGGTTTGAATCCAATAGCTCCAAGAAAGGATTTAAGCTTTGCAGCGAATTTCTTGTATATGTTAACTGGAAAAGAACCTGAGAAAATTGCAGAGGAAGCCATTAATAAGGCGCTTGTGCTCCATGCTGACCATGAATTGAATGCGTCAACATTTACAGCACGTGTCTGTGTTGCAACCCTTTCAGATGTTTATTCCGGAATTACAGCTGCAATCGGCGCATTAAAAGGTCCTCTACACGGAGGAGCAAACGAAGCCGTAATGAAAATGCTTTCTGAAATAGGTACACTTGAAAATGTGGATCCATATATTCGTGAAAAGCTAAGCAAGAAAGAAAAAATCATGGGCTTTGGCCACAGAGTATACCGCCAAGGCGACCCTCGTGCAAAGCACCTAAAAGAAATGTCTAAAAAATTGACAGAATTAACTGGTGAACCATACTGGTATGAAATGTCAGTTAAAATTGAAAGCATCGTGACCGGTGAAAAGAAATTACCGCCAAACGTTGATTTCTATTCTGCATCCGTTTATCACAGCTTAGGGATTGATCATGATTTAATGACTCCAATCTTTGCGGTTAGCCGTGTATCCGGCTGGCTGGCTCATATTCTTGAGCAATATGAAAATAACCGCCTCATTCGTCCTCGTGCAGAATATACGGGCCCTGGAATGCAAAAATACGTTCCAATCGCCCAAAGGGGTTAA